ACGGACACTGCCCCGGATGTGATCTCCAAGTTGGGCGAATTCTCAACCACTGCCATGTGGTTTGACGACGAGAAGGACCCCTTTGGTCGGGCACCCTCTGTGATCACGTATGACGAGGCCACCAAAGCACAGGTTCTTCAAGAGGCGCGTGTTTGGATTGCTGGACTGATGGACGAAGGTGGCGCCATATTTCTCGCTTCCACGATGAAAGAGCACGGTCTTCCCAACGCCGCGGAGGTGGCGAAGCTGGAAGAGTTTGCGTCCAAAGTACTGTTTGGCAACATTCAAAACGCCAATTTCACGGTTCGTAAGAGCGTCTTCTACTACGATCCAGATCAACTTCCGAGTTATGAGTACAGCAACAATATCGACTGGGGAAATTGGTGGTCGTGGAATAAGGACGCTTCATACTCCACCGATCGTGCATATGACTATATCCACGTTATTGGCGCATACTGGTCATTGTATCGCGCCGGCCGCGACAACCCTACCCTTCTCAAGGTGCACCCATGGCAGTGGTATCTGGGCCAGGCGTACAATACGACCGTAACGTGCTTTGCGACAAACTCTGCCGGTGACGGCCTGGTAGGTTATTCGCGCCTGGGTCTAATGGGAGAGACCGTTGTCGGAGAGCTCCTGGCAGATCTGCAACGCGAAGGCTGGACCGAAGAGGCGGACGCAGTAGAAGCCGCCATGAAACTGCGCGCGGAAGCGTGGGACAGGCAATCGGAGCCCTTTGGAAGCGAAATGGCATGGGATTGCACGGGCCAGGAGGGCGTTTATTACTGGAGCAAGTAAGtcgctcttctccctccattTCGCGCAGAAAGTCCTCGTGGCATTTTTCCCGGAAACTAACATTGGCGACGAGCAAAGTTATTTCAATCTTACGCAGACAACGACGAAGACCATCAATAGCATTTTAGGTCTGATGCCAACGGTATCGCATTGGGGCTGGAATGGGAACGCCCGGCGGTACTGGGATTTCATGTGAGACTCAGTCCAGCATCTGCCTGTCCAAGACTAAGATCCTTTAGCTATGCCGGGAAGCTCCAACGGATTGAACGCATGATCCATCATTATGGTTCCAGCCTCAACGCATTGCCCCTCCTCGCTGAGTTTCGACAAAACCCGAGCGACACCTATCTCCTCCGAGTTGGGTACGGTGGAATCACTGGCCCGTTAAGCAATATCCGGGAGGACGGCTCGATGTACAACGCGTTCCACTCATTTCCCGATACTCTCAAGGGCGATGACTATTCCGGCGACTATGGTCCTAGCTTCCTTGGAATGATGCTGGGTGCCGGTACATACGTCGTCGACGACCCTGACGTCGGTCTCATAGCGTACGGTGGCAATCTGTCCGTGGAGAGCGACAGGGTGACAGTGCGACCGCGTGATGCCGTCCGGCGACGTGTATATGTTGCGTCGATGGGTGTTTACGTCACGATAAGTACCGGCCAGATCGAAGAGTTCTCATTTTCCGCCACTCAGCCAAACTCTCTTGAACTGGATATTGTCGCAGGATCATCCAATACGACCACGGCGATTGTATGGGTTGAGAACCCTGGTACAACAGACGCGTATGCAGTAACAACCAGCGGGGAACAGACGAGGGGAGGTGTGGTGGTTGAGCTATCGGCTGGCTCCGTGACTGTCACAGTAGCCAGGCAGTAGACCTGTCAGAGGTGTGCTGTGTTGTAAGCCTTATGAAACGATGAAGTGATAGTACTGTCAAGTAGCTTTGGAGAACAATCACACTTGATTGACTCAGACTCTTCAATCCATTGCCGCGCTCAAATGTTGCGGTCCGTAGCTCTATGCTGGCGCTGGGCCGTACAATCACAGCAACGCACTGCTTCAATGTGAGCTCCTAACGACGGCGCGACAGCATTCGGTAGTTTCTCGACACGGTATGGTTCCTCGATCGGGCGCGAAATAGGAAAGTGGAATTTTTGGCGAAGTGTTACCTGAGCCTAGTCACGGTCGCGGTCCGTGAGAACTGAAGAGCTGTGCATGGAGGAGGAGACCATTCATTGCCTTCGGAAAAGTCTCGGTGGTATTCCTttttgcctgaggcaacagCCACACGGTGCACCGCCACCTGTCGCTGCCACAAACAACAGTCACGCATCAACGGGATATCAAACGAAACACAACCTATTTGCCTCCTAATATATAGGCTTACACGCTCTAACATATGCGTCCGAGATAGGACCATGGAGGCAGTGTAACTGAATTCTTACAGCAAGTCCAAACGTGTAGCAGCCCTCCAATAGTAAATATACTCGGATATATATTTCGAGACACAAATACATTTACTATGCTCCCTTCAATGAGGAAACCATCGCAACGCCCTCAAAACGTTATGCTGATAATGGACTGAAGGATACCTCACCAGCGGTAGCTATCCAtcttcttgagcttcttgaacCTCTATCATCAAGGCGAAGTTTCTCCGGGATTTTATTGGTGGAGTTGGGAAATGCCGAACCCCAGAGCTGGATATTGCGACTTGCAGAGATTGTTTCATGGCTCGGTTAGTACCTGGCCCAGTCGGTTAATTTTGTACCCCTTCCCTGTCTCTTCTCGGAGGTCACTCCGTGTGAAACAATAGGTAGAAGCTGTATAAAGTTTGGAACTACTGGTCAAAATGTTAGACTAAAGGCACCACCTAACGCCTCGGAAAGAATGTTTCTACTGCTGATCAAGTTGGCAACTTACGCAGCTGCCGTGGCAGCGCAGGTAGATAGCTCTTCGCCGTTCTCATTTACTTCCAAGGGCAATCCGATCTTATCCAATGGGTCGTGGTATTCCGGGGATCCTGCCCCGTTGGTCGTCAATGACACGCTGTATATCATCACGGGACGCGACAGCGCTCCTCCGGATGAGAATGCTTTCGTGATGAACCAATGGGGGATGCTGGCCTCATCATCTGCAAATCCGGAGGGAGGTACGTGGACGTTGTATCCCGACGTCGCTGACCCTCAGGCCGTGTTTGCGTGGGCCGAACCCGGCAGCGCGTATGCGGCGCAAGTGGTCCAGGGTCATGATAGCCGATTCTACATGTACGCTCCGGTGACTCAGGCCGATAGCGCTAACGAAGATGCATTTGCGATCGGCGTGGCCGTCTCGGACTCTCCAACGGGCCCTTTCCAGGATGCTCACCCCTCGGGCCCGATCATCTCCCAGTCGGTGCCACCACCCGGCAATACCATCCAGAATATCGATCCGACCGTTCTGGTTGACGATGATGGACATGTGTACATCTACTTTGGGACTTTTGGGCAGCTGCTTGGCTATCAACTCGATCCGGATATGGTTACAGTGGCATCGAATGTTACGCAAGTCACCAGCCTGACGGGTTACTTTGAGGCGCCCTGGTTGATGAAGAGGCAGGACGTGTACTACATGTTGTTTGCAGCAAACAATGCTGGGGCTGATTCTCCCTGTACGCCAACCTCGTATCACGCCTGTATAGCCTACGGAACCGCGTCATCTCCAATGGGCCCCTGGACGTTCCAGGATGTAATTCTCCCGATTGTATCCTCAACGACTTCTCACCCGGGAGCGGTGGAGTGGAATGGTGAATGGTATCTGGTATACCACACGGCCGACGCCGTTGGAGGAGGTCATTTTCGCCGTAGTGTCGCCTTTGATAAACTCATCTGGGACGATAGTCAAGCTCCTGCCAAAATCAATGTTGTACAACAGACATTTGGTCCCAAATCGCCTTCCCCGCCCACTCACAATGTGGCCCCACGAGCGGTAGCAAGTTCTGTACACTCGACGCCGATTCAGTACTGGGTCCAGGCCTTGAACGATGGAATCATTCGAGAGAACCCTTTACCACCAGACTACTGGTGCTCCTATGAGGCAACAGACTCCCCCCAAACCAGCACGCTTGTTTATACCTGGAATGAAACGGTTCAGCTTAATGGCACATCGATGGTGTTCTTCGCTGATCATGCTGCTGGAGCTAATGAAGGTGTTGCTCCTCCTCAGGAATGGTACATCGAGTACAAGGACGGTTCGGGTACATGGCAACGGGCTGCGAACACCTCGTCGTATCCCCTGGAAGTGACCGATACGCCCGATGTAGTGGCGTTCGAAACGGTGGATACTGTTGCAATCCGCGCAATCTTAGTCGCATCGGGTGCCCAGGGTCAATATGCCGGTGTTGGTGTGAAAGAATGGGAGGCTTTGTCCACCACCCTGCACTCGTATTGACTATAGCTCGTAGTATGTTGAACATTAGTATATATTGTCCAAAGCTTATTTCCGAGGTCTTGTCCAGTGTTATGGCGCCCGGAGTTTTCCGTGGTGCCTCTTACATTCTCGTCATCCACAGGACACTACCGTGCTTTACATGCATGTCGAGATTGGTGGAACAAAGCCGCCTTCGCTGTGCAAGAAGCGATCAATTCTGCCGTCAGCTCATCGTTTTATTATTTGTGTAAGAGCTTGATGTCGAGATAAGCATTGTCATCAACGTGTCTTATCCCTTAATATGTGCTTCGTGGGCATGTCATTTATGTCTGAAACTCTCACTGGTTGAGTAACTAGAGCAATGGATATCCGATGGTATCCATGAACCAGTCGTTGTGGAGAATCATTATAGACTTAGcgtaattttaatatatttgtCAGGTACGTAAGTGTCTGTAGCAAACAGCAGacgcaaaaaagaaaaatctcgAGATTAGTGTGTGGAGTCTTGAATATCCTCAGACGCTGCTCCTCGTGGTAAGCGTTGGTCTGGCACTACCACGATGGCTAGTGACCCGCTTCATTGAAGTCTTTGGGTAAATTTTGCACAGGAATAGATCGGAGTATCTCCTCTCGGGATAACATCCATGTGTGTTGGGACGACAAGCCGATGTGAGGGCATATCGGTACTCTGCGTTCCGTAAGATGCAGGAGGCGCTGTCATAGTTGCTTGGCAGCACACGTTTAAATGAGTGTCCTCCAATAGGCTCATAAGTTCCAATGGGATGGTGAAACTAGAGCTCGTCACTTTTGGAGACGTAGTGAGTAATGGCATCGGGATAATTGACCGTGTTTCATCTGGACATACGTAAGGACTTGTCGGCGGCGTTGGCTATGCTGAGAGATCCCTTAGTCTCATTCAATGAATCACGTCTTCTAAAAGGTCTCCGTTATATATAATGTGGATAGATTGATATCCACGTTAATAAATAACCATACCAGAGATAGGGGGAGAGTCTGCGCCAACAGGGAGACAACGGGGTCGGGCCCGCTCTCTCATTGGAAGAGAGTATATTAAGTGGTAGATTAAGCTTAAAAATCAATCCCGAGTCATCTCTACTACTCTTTTGTCAATTGATGGATCATCCCAGAGTGGAAATTGCATGGTTCCATTAGGCTTTTACATATGCTTGGTTGGGGCGGATGTGGACCAGCCCTAAATGGGACCTCACGGCAGCGAAATTCTCCGACTATATCCACGATCATCGCAAGACTTAACTCTCTGTGACCCAGATCGCTGGTAATTCCCCGTAAATATGTTCCTCTACCACTGTGCCATGACAGAAACCCTCTAAATGCCTCACCCACAAGAATTGATCGTGATATTCCACCaccaggagaagaaatcaaggtATAAAGATgactaattttttatttactagtGTTGGAGCGGCCGCGTCATGCAGTTTCCCCTATCGGACAACGTAGGATTCCACCAATAAAGCAGCGCAATATGTGCTAAAGAAATACCCATCTACTTGAAACGACCATATCCAGCAGTGAGAGTACCAATGCCGAACCGACATTTTCCCGGCTGGCCGTGGTGGAATTGTTTCACAGATGCTGACGATCACCTACCCAAACCAATATAGACTCCGGAGGGATCGGCAAGGGCTTCACCATGTACAGTAGCCGGTCCATTCCGACAACGATTCGTTCATCTATCCCTCTTCCTGGCTATGGAGGCTGTTCGAGATTAACCCTCTATACCCCCACCTACTATGGGACTCCCTAACAAGGCCGAAACAACTACGGTGCTGGAGAAAATCAGCTATAAGAATGAGTTCTGCTGGTCTGAAAGGCCTgttgttctccttctcaacgCACGCAATCTCACTTCTGtcattctttgctttcttttgtctctgTTCTAGTCACTCTTTCCTTAATACCATCTCAAACCTCAACAAAAGACTTCCAGGATGAAGTACGCCGCTGTTCTTACGACCGTTGCCGCCCTCGCCTCTCGGGCCTTGGGCGCTGGTGTCTCTGGCACCGCGGAGGGCTTCGCATCTAGCGCTACTGGTGGTGGCAGTGCCACCGCCGTCTACCCCACTACCACCGATGAGCTGGTCTCCTACCTCGGTGACGATGAGGCCCGTGTGATTGTTCTGAGCCAGACTTTCGACTTCACCAACACTGAGGGTACCACCACGGAGACTGGTTGCGCTCCTTGGGGAACTGGCTCCGCCTGCCAGGTGGCCATCAACAAGGATGACTGGTGCACCAACTACGAGTCCAGCGCTCCCTCCACCTCTGTGACCTAGTAAGTGTGCTACAAGCACGAGATTAGGCATTAGCGTCTCCCTAACACGCACTAGCGATAACGCCGGTTCTCTTGGTATCACTGTCAACTCCAACAAGTCCCTGATCGGCGAGGGCACCAAGGGTGtcatcaagggcaagggtCTCCGTATCGTCAACGGTGTCGAGAACGTCATTATCCAGTACGTTGACAGCCATGGGGTTCATAATTGGATGGAGAGCAGATATTGACTGTTTCCAGGAACATTGCTGTCACCGATATCAACCCCAAGTACGTCTGGGGTGGTGACGCCATCACTATCAACCAGGCCGATCTTGTCTGGATCGACCATGTGACCGTATGCTTTCCAGCTATCGAATGATTTGCGTCGACAGGAACACAATAACTGACAAATCTCACAGACTGCTCGCATTGGTCGCCAGCACTACGTCCTCGGAACCGAGGCTGACAACCGCGTCACCCTCTCCAACAACTACATCGATGGAGAGTCTGACTACTCGGCCACCTGCGACGGCCACCACTACTGGAATGTCTACCTGGACGGCTCCAGCGACAAGGTTACTATGAAGGGTAACTACTTCTACAAGACCAGTGGCCGTGCTCCTAAGGTCCAGGGCAACACCTACCTGCACGCTGTCAACAACTACTGGAACGACAACTCCAACCACGCCTTCGAGATCGGCTCCGGTGGTTACGTCCTTGCTGAGGGTAACACCTTCGCCGACGTCACCGCCGCCGTCGAGGACTCCTCCTTCGAGGGTGagctcttctcctcctccagcgaTGCCGACACCTGCAGCTCCTACATCGGCCGCGCTTGCAAGGCCAACTCGTTCACTAACTCGGGTGACCTCTCCGGCACCACCGTCGACGTTCTCTCCAAGTTCAAGGGTGAGACCGTTGCCACCGCTGACACCGCCAGCACTGCCCCTGCATCCAATGCTGGTCAGGGTAACCTGTAGATGGAAACATTTGCGAGGTTCCATACTCTTCCAAGACGTTAGTCGCTTGAAGTCGAAGTGGCAGTGATCGTGTTACACAGCAAGGGCTCTATGTATTTTACTGTGTAGATTAATGTCTATCTTCgcttaatttatattattcttgaGATACGGAGTAGCTGAATCGGTAGTATTTCTTTTCACTGAGCGGTCAACGGATTAGTATATTTCTACTCTGCACGGGACGACGATACTTAGCAAGGACTCAGCATTCTCCTTCGTGCTACGCAGTTACGCTACGGTTTCCGAGTCACCGAGAggttctatactatataacaTTAGAGTAGATTGTGATTATATTCtgtttataatatactacaGCGACTgttctaaaaaaaaaaaaaaaaaaaacaggaTCTCTATTCGCCATCAGTAACTACTGGTTGTTAGAactctcttcattctcctcaTTCTTCTGGCGATTACGAGCCGCATTGCCCTCCAAGCCATATAGAACGTCCGCCGACATATTGGGAATTATCATCTCAAATGTATCCCGAACAACGGTATACTGATAATACCCGCAGCGAGCGATCGGTTGGGTTTTCTTGATATCCAGCAATCCATCAGTGAGTACTTCATCGGCGATATGAACCCCGATAACCTTTCCAATGACGATATCCACGGTCCCCATGGGTGGGTTTCCTGGTAGTCGAACAGTCGTGTGGTACTCGCATTCGAACTTCACAGGCGACTCCTTCACCATGGGAACATCGACGATTGTCGCCTGCTCCTTGGTGATATTGCACAGTTCAAATTCGTCAGTCCCATAGGGCGTCTGTTCGGCGGAGATATTGACCGCTTCACGCAGATCCCAGGTCGCCAGGTTCCAGACAAAGGTTCCCGTTTCTTCAGCATTCACCACTGTATCCTTACGCGCGCCAGTAGCGGTCTGGTTGGAAGAAAACATAACGTACGGCGGGTCAAACGTTAAGTTATTGAACTGTGAGTAAGGCGCCAGGTTACATTGcccttttttattcttgGTGGAAATCCACCCAATGGGACGAGGGACCACGCAGGCCTAGAATCCATGTCAGCGGGGATCAACAGGTCAACCACCAGGGATTTTCTTACCTTGAAAGGGTCATGGGGGAGACCATGCTCAGTCACACCAGGTTCGTAAAACATGCTTGTTTAGGAATAACGGAAGGAGTATGAAACGTCGAGTGGTCGATAAGTTTGGCGCGGGATATCAACTCAAAGCAAGCACACTGTTCTATTTGATAGATTGAGGACAATCGATCATGAACGATTCTTATAAGCGTCATCTAAGGGATCTTCACGGATAAAGCGGCAAAGAACCTCATACTTCCTCGAGCGCGGCAGTTGCGATCTATGGTGGAGTAAAAGTATGCATCACCATTAAATCGCCTGGGGACTTCAGGGTGATCGCCGAGCGTCCGAGATCCGAGCGACCGAGTGTATTTGTCCAGCCACCACATTTAACATTTACTGGTCGTGGTTCAGAAATTCAGAAAAACAGTAATGTGATATTAGCGACGAGGGTATGCAAACAACTCCTGGTATAACGCAATGATTCTATGCCCAGCCAAACCCCGAAAAGCAAAGTCTATGATACAAACCCAGGTCTAGTCTATAACTCTATGCAAATCCAGGAAGCCCCATCTTGTGAACATAATCCTCCATGAGCTTGTCCTCCTGGTCAATGAAGGGCTCGACAATGGTCAATCCCCGATCAATCTCCGCCTTCAAACGGTCCCATTCATCGGACTTGCCATCGGCAGTCTCCTGTCTCTGAACGGCAGCACCGTTGGCATGTCCATTCTCCACACCGGTGGCGTGGCCGTTGGCTGCACTCGTGCCGAGCAAAGGAGTGTAACCCGCAGCTTCAAACGCATCCTTCGGAGGAACCGTGTACCGACCCTTCTTGAGCACGTATTTACTGATCGACACCGCAAGCAGCCTCTTTTTCTGAACCTCGCTATCGTCctgggccttcttcgatGATCCCTTGCCCGGCTTGAGGAAGTAGGTGATGATATAGATCCACTTCTGATCGAAACTGGCAACATGCGACTTCACCTCATACTTCATGTAGGCTGGAATCTCTCTCTTGAAGTTGGTATAGACGCTGCCGAGGATAAATCCCAAAAAgcccttctttcctt
This window of the Aspergillus flavus chromosome 8, complete sequence genome carries:
- a CDS encoding uncharacterized protein (hypothetical protein AOR_1_40024); translated protein: MFYEPGVTEHGLPHDPFKACVVPRPIGWISTKNKKGQCNLAPYSQFNNLTFDPPYVMFSSNQTATGARKDTVVNAEETGTFVWNLATWDLREAVNISAEQTPYGTDEFELCNITKEQATIVDVPMVKESPVKFECEYHTTVRLPGNPPMGTVDIVIGKVIGVHIADEVLTDGLLDIKKTQPIARCGYYQYTVVRDTFEMIIPNMSADVLYGLEGNAARNRQKNEENEESSNNQ
- a CDS encoding putative pectin lyase D (pectin lyase F) — translated: MKYAAVLTTVAALASRALGAGVSGTAEGFASSATGGGSATAVYPTTTDELVSYLGDDEARVIVLSQTFDFTNTEGTTTETGCAPWGTGSACQVAINKDDWCTNYESSAPSTSVTYDNAGSLGITVNSNKSLIGEGTKGVIKGKGLRIVNGVENVIIQNIAVTDINPKYVWGGDAITINQADLVWIDHVTTARIGRQHYVLGTEADNRVTLSNNYIDGESDYSATCDGHHYWNVYLDGSSDKVTMKGNYFYKTSGRAPKVQGNTYLHAVNNYWNDNSNHAFEIGSGGYVLAEGNTFADVTAAVEDSSFEGELFSSSSDADTCSSYIGRACKANSFTNSGDLSGTTVDVLSKFKGETVATADTASTAPASNAGQGNL